AGGCTTGTAGTCTTCGCATTAGTTCACGTGTGGCAGAAAGCGTAAGAAATACTACACGCTAAAGGGCGTTTCAGAATATTCGATAGCGTGGGAAtagacgccctctattggtgaaagtACGCGATAGCTTACAAAACTAGCTTCAATCGCCTTGACAGAAGACCACAAAGCAAAACATATTCTGTCAGCAGCATGGTCGTCAATGGAGCAGATTTGCGTGTGGGAATAAAAGAGTCTAGCGTGTTTACGAAAAACGAGCGAGACGGTGAGGcttcattcaacaaaaattaccaagttaggatactctggatgagcaaaaaggagtatttaattgtgtttagtAAAGTTCTTCCGTCCTGATTTTGGGTAATTTTGTTGGGCGATCTTGTTTATTGTTccaatccattgttttttttttggtcacaTAATGCGCggttgtttggggttttttgcgggttgatttcaagaaagaCCTGGGTTCTAGAATGCAATCATGTGTTAAACAAAGGCGCAGCtgtttttgctgcttttaaaaatgttttttaaatgaacattttgttcacaaaacagaCGCCGGCACCGACCATTCCATacacataattgaaaaaaaatactgtctAACTAGTATGCTTCATCATGGATGTTGCAACTTTTttgatgtttactttttgttgggggtttttctggacgaaagtgggaagattttggGAACTTCGGTACGATGTATTATGTTTATGAATACTTATTAAACTACAATAATAGGCAATGtttatacatgataaaataactcGAGCGATCGCACGTAACCCTCCCCCACAGTAGATTTGAAGGCAGTACATAAAAAGTTAATGATATTTTAACAGTcggttttaaagtgtttttgggtgttttttttatagtaaaaacactatttttttttcttcataaaaagTTCTTCTTACTTAGGAATACTTTTATGTAGAGTGCTTACAATAAACTGTggactaaaaaaaactacttaaataaagacattttaaattttgctctgacaaataatttgacctgtttttaaattaattttaataacattgttattacatttttaaggaTAAAATACTCTAACATTAATGAGCCCTCTTACGAACACAATAACTTGGtacacataaataaagtatggcttccagtgcagttaagtttacgttgcaattcatgttgaattttgaaatagcgacgatcggaaatcgagcagttggtatacaacagtatactattagttaaaaaaaaaataacataaacaaattgatggaccagtcaaaaacctggcggaccagtgaaaaatcaagccaactggtcctgctggccagttgaaaaaaaagttgagggCAACCCCTGTTTGCTCTGCAAAGCAGTTAACACGGACAGTTTTGTGAAAAGTTTTGTGACTGTTATGAATCTCCCTGtcaaaattcttttgttttaggtgTTGTGATCTTGCTCATAAGTATTGATATATCGATTACTGTTACAGGGCCTTAGCTCAATTGCTATGCGCCAAGCAGAGCAATCACTCAGCGGAGAGCATTGGGGTGTATCTACGTAAAGTGAAGCAAGCTATCTCCACAACGGCAGCTCGATTCTCTGGATTTATGCAACACGTAAGTTATCAAATCTGCATTATGTTAATGGTGCTGCTTCAGAGAAAATCAAGCTGACCTGGGTTAttgtacaatcaatcaatcaatcaatcaatcagccaatcattcaatcaatcaatcaatcaatcaaatcaatcaatcaagctcTATCAGGTTCCACTCACTTTGTATAATCCAGATTAGCCGGCAAGGTTATTGAAGAGCAGATATAGTCCAACCTTgtccattttttattaataaggtaTATGAATTCCACTCCcacttgtattgtttttttgtaaaggttgCTTATGAACGGCTAATATTAAAGAGCCATTAATATTGCTGAGTATTACATTGTTTCTTGCTAGAGTGTTGTTAATATCTCAGAGTACATTTGGTTGCCGGAGTGTCGATACGAATATCAGAGTACaacaccttttcgcaaatactggggtgcgtgcgtaaagcttggaattaggtgcatagtggtctagctggtgatcaaattttatccatatctatcccacaatgcacctcattcaacagtctgcgcttccGCAGTGGTATTTGCGAAATGCATCTTGCCATATTGTTGTTAAATGAGCAGTGGTGCCATACTTAACTGCCTCAAAACTTCTGCGTGACAATAGAATATTGTCAAAAGGAAATGCACTACAACAAAGTAATCCAActaactcttaaaggcagtggacactattggtaattactccaaataattatcagcatataacctcacttgctaaagagtaatggggagaggttgatagtataaaacattgtgaggaacggctccctttgaagtgacgtagttttcgaggaaagaagtaattttccacgaatttgatttcgagacctcaagtttagaatttgaggtcttgaaatcaagcatctgaaagcacacaactacgtatggcaggggtgttttgttctttcatagttatctcgcaactccgacgaccaatcaagctcaaattttcgcaggtttgttattttatccatatgttgagatacaccaagtgagaagactggtctttgacaattaccaatagtgtccattgtctttaaacctctGCATTTCTAGGATGCGCAAGAGTtcctctgtcagtgcctggatcAACTCAAAGACGACACCGAAAGGGccaacaagagggcgctaaactCCCCCTTGGACGAGACCCCAGGGACGGATGATGATAAAATTAAACTGAGGTTTCGCTATCCGCACGACTGCCCGATTGTCAAgaactttgaatttgaagtcATGCACTCTACGATCTCTCGCTGGACATGCCCAGAAGGAGGTTTGGcaattattttttctctcttgagaatactcttttttttttttactttcggcTCTGGCTCAACAAagttctaaaatattttttccGTTTTGTATTCCTCCCCGTTTTGTGGCCACATAATATTCAGTTGGGAGGGTTCTGATTTTATGCTATGATATTATTCTAGAACTCTTGTATATAAGATACTCTCGTATCTTGTatataaacctttattttatTCCTGAGACGATGTGATTTGTTGGGCTGCTTCTAGTGCGGGTGTTGTGCTGACATTTGTTTCCTTTAGTCTTTAAGTGACTGTTTTATTGTGTCCtgtattgtgcattgtatttttataattgtgtgcTATGTTACTGGAGTGTTAAAAACAGTACAGGAGATCTTGTTAATGTCATAATGTATTCCCTAATTTTGAACGAtatattgtgtattttgaatgtctttttaagcacgagatccaaggcaatatctattgtaatctgtacatgtattgagaatGTTCTCCTTTTTGGATTACTTTCGGCTCTTCCTCAAAGTTCTCAAATGtcagaatttttttccccacatgaCAAGGTAGACTGGACTTCACTCAGACTCGACTGCACCTCAATAATTCTGTGTTAGCGAATGCATTTATATATCTTATATATCActttttctataatttttaattgttaatgacTAATGTTTTATCTTTAAATTATTCTAATATACATCATAAACTCTTGatgtcactttttgtaaacttaataattgttaccggacttgtttgtattttaataaaaccaaaaggaaacaaaaataatgtgatttttggagaagtttccttctctataaaagtaaattcattgccatactttttcaattttaaaatgttacttgtcacaattcaatatttgtatcaattgttttaaacttttccatatttcaGTATTTCTAACGCTATCGGGTCGATCCAGGTTGAGGTATAAtgccgtgtccaaattggcgactttggctacagctacggctagatcagcgcgtctgtcagtgttgaagaatggccgtagctgtagccgaagtcgccaattcgaacGTGGCCTAacttagagaggtttgcggtgacaacatgtgaatatctctatgtgactagtgttggttccgaaaagaaccggtggttagggACTCCTATTAATGATTGTTATAATTTGTCCATGTTTCAGTCATTCTAACCCGATTGGGTCGATCCAGACGGCGCTGGAGCAGTTCTTCAGAGAGGAGGGTTATAGTATGCCTGCGGAGAATGTGACTGCAAGCAGGCTATAGTCACGCATAAGTTCACTAAGCTACCAAGGTAATAGAAGTTTTTGTTGGGATGTGTTTTTTGTGATGCTGTATTGGAAgctgtttgttgctgttttcttaaCAACTAGGCAGTGCATTCAGCTGAACTTTTACATGTGACTTATAATgtatatttctttataattttgcctataaatcagcatttaatGGACAAAACCCAAATGagtgccagtgtctttaaagattgataatattgaagaattatttatttttgtcatttacaaaatattgtttttatattgggtTATAGTAGCCCTATTTTGTACCTAGATTGAGGatttatgtatatatatgtcttgcctttttaaatacctttgttcattggtgtttgtgcatgttttttcatgCCCTGATGTCCATctgtgtactgtttttttttcaccaactgTTACCACTGTGCAATTATCCTAGTATAATCCTAGGTAATCGAAGTAACAGAACAgcaaaccctgtttttttttccttcattttcCTCCTTGCTGAGAATTTCATGTTGTCAATAGTAATGATAAATTGGTATAAGAGTTGTCTTCAGAAAACCTTTTTCAATTTATCATCAATTGCAAAGCTTTTGATGGCAAATTGGTCCAATGGTGCTCAATCAAAGGTAGTGCtgtctttcattttcacttttttttctaaagaattgATAAATTTGTCTTCGTAAACCTGTTTAAATTCATCATTGTCACTTACAAAGCTTTCGAATGCAAATTGGTCCAATGGTTTTCAATCAGACATGTTATGTCTTTCATTCTCGCCTTTCCAAAAACCGCAACCTTACAAGCGGACACTGAAGATCGCATAAACTATGTCTCGAGTCATTCTTAATTTCTGCAACCGTTATAAATTATAAGTGGTGACTGATTGTTTTCCAATAAATCGCAGAGCAAACCAATCAGCTTACAGAAAACATTTTCCCAACATGTATTCTCCTGtccttgtttgattatttgatcattcATCACCTCTGTCCGACCTGTCAAACCAAATGAGTTTTCTGGACTTGATAGTGGGGCAATTTATCTTGTTCTTTCAGGGTAATTATCATTCATCTTAAGCGCTACAAATTTGACGCCTGACGCCTTCCAGTACTCCAAGCTCCGTCGCCGCATCCTCATACCCAGGTACTTGTCCGTCCACTACCACTGCACCAAGGAAACCCAGAGTCCAACCTCTCTCCCAAAGTCATTAGTCAACGGGACGTCATCTCCAAGGCCACAACAACTCAATGCCGAGAGAACTCGAAGGTTGTCCCTCACAGCCCCGTCGACGAGGGAATCTAATTGGTCTGCAAGGAGCGAGTCGTTTAAGCCCTCGCGCTTCAGTTTTGCGCCCTCAAGGAAGAGGCTGAACTATGACGACAACAGGTACTTAAATATTTTCTCATCATCGATGTGATTTCATGTCACTCAATAACTATTTATCTACCAGCCTAATCAAGTCAATGAGGTTaggttgggtttttgtttttggtgttgcCATGCAAAGTTCAGAATGTAACTTTTGCACTGACCGTATGCGAAGCGTGatacattgacactcacaatactcAGAGTGCAATATGAAAACTGTGATTGGGTTATCGCCTGATATCACACTCTGGTTTGATTGGATTATTAGTGCATACTGGAAGGTAATATAGTAGAAACAATAATACATGGCACCCTGaactaagatattgacaaaatggagaGCCCGCCAACACAGGgttagcaggcctgtatgctttgtttgtgaaagggcaccggaaccaaggcatttttccctTGGTAATGGTGCACcttatgtggaaattgtaaattactggagcatttcaaaggcaatgaccagaggggcaATCACCCTCGTTACCTTTCGTGAAGTATAAGGCCTTGAGTGCTGGCACGTTAATTTGgagttcgttggttcaaatcctgctcccggaatcattaaaaaatttacctgatcggtttcccttgtggtttattatttgatattatacatgtacattacaagacttaaaattgtggttttaattgATCGTTGTTCAtattgtatacttttgtttgaatattgttgAACGTTGATAAGGCAttaatttatgtacatgtaaaatgccTGTCACATGtcatttgatttcttgtttatgaaatgtttcttattttggtttgtaaatttataaacatatttttcccTCAATACTATTTAAATGGATGTTTTTATCTGTCACCCTCATATTgaaacatgtatgcatttttcattcattgttatcttccagatgattttttgtaattcaaaacccattgcagactaagttttgtttgtttttatctgtcaccctcatattgaaacatgtatgcatttttcattcattgttatcttccagatgatttttataattcaaaacccattgcagacttgttatatgtttaagttttgtcctttcagatgacttcctctttttgggttttgattttcctcctttttatttcactttctgtgtacaaaagtacaggaatattatcttttcttctgtttttcttgcctggttttctcttttccttaTTTTTGTCATGGATAGTTAATACTAACatgcctggggttgatttcacaaagagttaggactcgtcttatctcgagttagtacgaaactcgtcctaacttaggataaatgtaaaggtctgcatgctacagtgcaggtttgggactcgtcctaagtcctaggattagtcttaagttaggaagtgttttgtgaaatcgacggttggTATGTCTTGTGCCTctttatcaatgttgttttgagacTCGTATACGTAGTTTGCTTTCTATTGTAACAATTGctttgtgtatatttgtttattgttttatgttttgagtTGCGCAAATGTTGCCATATAAATGTCTCGTATTATTATTGATACTATAGTTTGGGTGTATTAGCTCATCAATTAGATTAGAATAGGAGCTTTTACATCATTATCCCCCAATTAGGCCTAGTTAGAGTGTAAGGTTAGACGTCTTATTACATTGATA
Above is a window of Asterias rubens chromosome 11, eAstRub1.3, whole genome shotgun sequence DNA encoding:
- the LOC117296772 gene encoding ubiquitin carboxyl-terminal hydrolase 37-like encodes the protein MSKKEALAQLLCAKQSNHSAESIGVYLRKVKQAISTTAARFSGFMQHDAQEFLCQCLDQLKDDTERANKRALNSPLDETPGTDDDKIKLRFRYPHDCPIVKNFEFEVMHSTISRWTCPEGVILTRLGRSRRRWSSSSERRVIVCLRRM